The Pseudohongiella acticola region GCAGGTGTTCATGCAGCTTGGGCAATTTCTGACGAGCAAATGCGCTGATTTCAGGAATCTCAGAGTGACTCGCTCGTTCAAACAGATTCGTGGTTTGTTCGTGCGCGTTAATCTGATTCTTGATATAGGCCTCGTCAAAGGATTCGCCACTACGGACACTGAGTATCATTGCTTTGGCTTGATCCATCAGGGTGGCGTCGTCTGCGATTTCCAGATTCGCGCGGCGGGCAATGGCTTTCAGCTCATCATTCGCTTCCGTGTGATCGGCAATCATCATGCGGGCAAAGGCAACCACGGAAGGACCTCCTTCTTCCAACGCCATTCGTGCCGTTTCAATCTCTGCAATACCTTTCGCAGAGGCTTTTTCTACAAAGTCTTTAGCATCAATAGTATCTTTACTCATATCATCATCTTCCATGTTAAAAATATTAGTACATTGATATCCGTATTCCATAACCTTTGAAATACGTTGTCTTGCAGGAGCACTATGCTCCTGACAGTTTGGACCTGTCAACCCTGAAGAAGTTCATACGGAACACTAGAGCCTGTCGCAATCGTTCTGAAACGAGTGACGACTTTAACCTGGGTTAATCAGCAAACCTTTATTGCTTCTGGAAATCTTGTCATATTATTATCTGGC contains the following coding sequences:
- a CDS encoding DUF4142 domain-containing protein; protein product: MSKDTIDAKDFVEKASAKGIAEIETARMALEEGGPSVVAFARMMIADHTEANDELKAIARRANLEIADDATLMDQAKAMILSVRSGESFDEAYIKNQINAHEQTTNLFERASHSEIPEISAFARQKLPKLHEHLHMANELKARQDASSAH